A genomic window from Babylonia areolata isolate BAREFJ2019XMU chromosome 9, ASM4173473v1, whole genome shotgun sequence includes:
- the LOC143285787 gene encoding FMRFamide receptor-like: protein MEAKTFGDDVTGNMTSNGRSGGDVFVTNGSHSNWTWEDANLPWIATTTREFRLATAGVGVFGLIGNTLAIFVLCHRRMWCSTAYFLVILALYDDVILILHIYKVFDNSKLTPGVKVFQIIAHAPIKWTATTGTIYMTLMVTVERFVAVTSPLRSRIIFSLRAARWISLFVFLGSVLYNLPHWFAYVYTPQGNDSMGPPLSEFGASRAYGAVYKQYCQLALMYSLPWITMVVLNIILIRTIRQKRAFREASWRMPGNKDLGSRLTAPVIAVTFVFFFAYPFLAIEDSLCIQLNCEIKLITIFTLISEIAKVFNSTSNFLFYCFFGRRFRRTFFYMAVSWRHRLSRVVTSKSSDFRYSTAEGNSLFKLEHRTKNSHSPTIVNNHSPFHINSHSPTRMTSVA from the exons ATGGAAGCCAAAACGTTCGGTGATGACGTCACCGGAAACATGACGTCAAATGGCAGGTCTGGCGGTGACGTGTTTGTGACCAACGGTTCACACTCTAACTGGACGTGGGAGGATGCTAACCTCCCTTGGATCGCCACTACCACGCGGGAATTCCGATTGGCTACTGCTGGAGTGGGAGTCTTCGGCCTGATTG GAAACACACTGGCCATCTTTGTGCTGTGTCACCGCCGGATGTGGTGCTCTACCGCTTACTTCCTGGTAATCCTGGCGCTCTACGATGACGTCATCCTCATCCTGCATATCTACAAGGTCTTCGACAACTCCAAGCTTACTCCAGGCGTCAAG GTGTTCCAGATCATCGCCCACGCGCCCATCAAGTGGACGGCGACGACGGGCACCATCTACATGACCCTGATGGTGACGGTGGAGCGGTTCGTGGCTGTCACCTCCCCGCTCCGCTCTCGCATCATCTTCTCCCTGCGGGCCGCCCGCTGGATctccctcttcgtcttcctcgGCTCCGTCCTCTACAACCTCCCTCACTGGTTCGCCTACGTCTACACTCCGCag gGCAACGACAGCATGGGCCCCCCTCTGAGCGAGTTCGGGGCGTCACGGGCGTACGGTGCCGTGTACAAGCAGTACTGCCAGCTGGCCCTGATGTACTCCCTGCCCTGGATCACTATGGTGGTCCTCAACATCATCCTCATCCGCACCATCCGCCAGAAGAGGGCCTTCCGGGAGGCCTCCTGGAGAATG CCAGGTAACAAGGACCTGGGGTCACGTCTCACTGCTCCTGTCATTGCTGTtaccttcgtcttcttctttgcctACCCCTTCCTCGCCATCGAAGACTCGCTGTGCATCCAACTGAACTGCGAGATCAAgctcatcaccatcttcaccctCATCAGCGAGATCGCTAAGGTCTTCAACTCTACCTCCAATTTCCTCTTCTACTGTTTCTTTGGTCGTCGCTTCCGCCGAACGTTCTTCTACATGGCCGTGTCGTGGCGCCACCGTCTGTCACGTGTCGTGACCTCCAAGTCGAGTGACTTCCGCTACTCTACCGCTGAAGGGAATTCGTTATTCAAACTGGAGCATAGGACAAAGAACAGCCATTCTCCAACCATCGTCAACAACCATTCCCCGTTCCACATCAACAGTCATTCCCCAACCAGAATGACCAGCGTGGCGTAG
- the LOC143286135 gene encoding uncharacterized protein LOC143286135, whose translation MYSMDLSKPMQCSDGLPKGQPPSFPTGRVVSAPDVQLDAEIMKPAVTAERPSAKKSPPAGASAAAEYNVPPTSQPQHTIELSGKSGGKMLIENIVSVMEPNTTFRMANETHTTVYHGPKQERPAKIKNRYQLTESRAEPMIQHLDVISAGLTTDWKTLGRHLRLDNALLDQINIDYQVEGQHEVNYRMLAKWKEVKGPVTLHMLARALADIGRGDLADELRKG comes from the exons ATGTACAGCATG GACTTGTCCAAACCCATGCAGTGTTCTGATGGCTTGCCAAAGGGGCAGCCACCATCGTTTCCAACAGGCCGGGTCGTATCGGCCCCAGATGTTCAGCTTGACGCTGAGATTATGAAGCCAGCCGTAACAGCAGAGCGACCCAGTGCGAAGAAAAGCCCACCAGCAGGGGCTTCTGCTGCAGCAGAATATAACGTGCCTCCTACAAGCCAGCCTCAGCATACCATCGAGTTGTCTG GTAAATCAGGAGGGAAAATGCTCATAGAAAATATAGTATCAGTGATGGAACCCAACACTACCTTCAGGATGGCCAATGAGACTCATACGACTGTTTACCATGGACCTAAGCAAGAGAGACCAGCCAAGATAAAAAATAGATACCAGTTGACag AGAGCAGGGCTGAACCGATGATCCAACACCTGGACGTGATTAGCGCGGGACTGACCACCGACTGGAAAACCCTGGGGAGACATCTTCGCCTGGATAACGCCCTGCTGGATCAGATAAACATAGACTACCAGGTGGAGGGGCAGCACGAGGTCAACTATCGCATGCTGGCCAAGTGGAAAGAGGTCAAGGGTCCTGTGACGCTGCACATGCTGGCCAGAGCTTTGGCGGACATTGGCCGGGGCGATTTGGCAGATGAACTGCGCAAGGGGTAG
- the LOC143286136 gene encoding nucleoporin SEH1-like: MMFVAKSIAVDHKDLIHDVAYDFHGRHMATCSSDQTVKVWEQQQEDGTWHCTASWKTHSGSVWRVSWAHPEFGQVLATCSFDRTAAVWEKEAGQNHWLKRTSLVDSRTSVTDVKFAPKHLGLQLATSSADGIIRIYEAVDVMNLSNWSLQHEFNCRISCSCMTWNPSSVHPPMIAMGSDDSNPSSGAKVGIYEYSDVNRKWNKVESLSTITDPVHDIYFAPNVGRSYHLLAIASKELSIISLKPLRKDPTASSTGLSKFEIRVVGMYNNHDSQVWRVSWNVTGTILVSSGADGCVRIWKANYLGSWSCISVLKGDGTPGDDRLAVAQTAMSMANTSNPVTISDDDNGDHGNDGNDSRVQFYKGKVISETSQVVWH, from the exons ATGATGTTTGTGGCAAAATCCATTGCGGTTGACCACAAAGATCTGATTCACGATGTTGCATACGACTTTCATGGTCGTCACATGGCAACATGCTCCAGTGACCAGACTGTGAAG GTATGGGAGCAACAACAAGAGGATGGGACCTGGCACTGCACAGCAAGCTGGAAG ACGCACAGTGGGTCAGTGTGGAGAGTGTCATGGGCACACCCAGAGTTTGGCCAGGTGTTAGCCACCTGCTCCTTCGATCGCACGGCGGCAGTGTGGGAGAAGGAGGCTGGCCAGAACCACTGGCTGAAACGCACCAGCCTGGTGGACAGTCGGACCTCTGTCACGGATGTCAAGTTCGCACCGAAGCATCTGGGACTGCAGCTG GCCACGTCATCAGCGGACGGCATCATTCGCATCTATGAGGCAGTGGACGTGATGAACCTCAGCAACTGGTCGCTGCAGCACGAGTTCAACTGCCGCATCAGCTGCAGCTGTATGACCTGGAACCCATCCAG TGTCCATCCACCAATGATTGCCATGGGCAGTGATGATTCCAATCCCTCCAGTGGGGCAAAGGTCGGAATTTATGAGTACAGTGATGTCAACAG GAAGTGGAACAAGGTGGAGTCCCTGTCAACCATCACAGACCCTGTCCATGACATCTACTTTGCGCCCAACGTGGGTCGGTCCTACCACCTGCTGGCCATCGCCTCCAAGGAGCTCAGCATCATCTCCCTCAAGCCACTCAG GAAAGACCCCACTGCAAGCAGCACCGGTCTCAGCAAGTTTGAGATCCGGGTGGTGGGCATGTACAACAACCACGACTCCCAGGTGTGGCGGGTCAGCTGGAACGTCACCGGCACCATCCTCGTCTCCTCCGGCGCTGATGGCTGCGTCCGCATCTGGAAAG CCAATTACCTGGGCAGCTGGAGCTGTATCTCCGTCCTGAAGGGTGACGGCACACCAGGCGACGATCGCTTGGCTGTCGCACAGACTGCCATGTCCATGGCGAACACCTCCAACCCTGTGACCATCAGTGACGATGACAATGGCGACCATGGCAATGATGGCAACGACAGCAGAGTGCAGTTCTACAAGGGCAAAGTGATCAGTGAGACTTCGCAAGTCGTGTGGCACTAG